Proteins from one Telopea speciosissima isolate NSW1024214 ecotype Mountain lineage chromosome 1, Tspe_v1, whole genome shotgun sequence genomic window:
- the LOC122672250 gene encoding histone-lysine N-methyltransferase ATXR3-like isoform X1, whose protein sequence is MGDGGVACVSSQHIMERFPIPDTFCGGSGSFNSKSLQLAESQLQRKHEKKTELEKEGFSLGKVRKSESDKEEISSERGKKGEVEKGEIVSEKLPKEEVEEGEVGSFQERRVDVENGEFVPEKSQRRKFENGESVPDKWRKGGEVEKGEFVPDKWRKGEVERGEFVTGRAWREVEKGEFIPERWRRGEVDKSDLGRGRRGEIEKWRKIEVVKEYGSSKGKKWEVEKDDTAKDRGRKYDRDRDQDRTPPSVKFSDEDTSQRREFSRSGSERRKRFSSSRWDNGHERDSKTSLRTAGEELGSCKHEYSGGKNHGREHPSGTWLKRHCTELEGSSRKYYGEDYPGSKSRRTSDDSNRAGYEKNSSRGLQGSSYRNSSSSRVTSSSRFSSKYYDSPLSSKGVHDRHCRSPARTERSPHDRGRHHHWDRSPTRSERSPHDRNRHHDHRKRSPVQVERSPHDRSRRHDRRDDCRDDRREQTPGYQERSPSDRGRAHDYRESSRKSGGSKRQHSRYANQRNEEKIGQRKSAERDSHKHSSTSQPPNGSTVHCSSSGSVDKNINHQCHNEEETQNVSMKSEEPPPQVNEAPEPEELLSMEEDMDISDTPPHVPVMSDSNMGKWFYIDHFGVEQGPSKLCDLKRLVEEGFMLSDYLIKHSESDRWVAVENAVSPLVPVNFPSVVSDAITQLASPPEASGNLLADVADTGQLVDQGGEELSASSLQPLPHLHEISIPLEPLEDLHIDKRVGALLSGYTVTPGRELETVGDALQMTFEHADWENWGSSEGFTRFQPSTVYSMQQRDDDFDNSLDAMSKEATDTISTDAFASADHIDWFSSRWSCKGGDWKRNDEASLDRSSIKKFILNDGYPLCQMSKSRYEDPRWHRKDELYYPSRSRRLDLPPWAFSLPEENNDCNGISRSGQIKPLVGRVGKGTMLSVVRINACVVKNHGSFISEPRMRIRGSERHSSRSHQFFSGNGDGKNWSTEGASRSRKHSERDLQGLQKSVTPINTPKDHVCTVNELQLHLGDWYYLDGAGHERGPFSFSKLQALVDKGTIPKYTSAFRKDDNVWVPVVTAAQASEAAPVIDSSAARSQVAAQSGDHIASSSFHSLHPQFIGYTCGKLHELVMKLYKSREFAAAINEVLDPWINAKQPKKELDKHPFTSAVTKSSFSQNFMMHKFQKSEDEASLRAGKRARMVVNGSEEDDEVEEDLIKLKYDCSFEDLCGDTIFDGGNDASPKVESEIWGLLNCRILARVFHFLGADLKSLVFSAATCKRWNAAARFYKDICRQIEFSSLGPKCTDSMFLSIMDGYKKEKITSVILVGCINISAGALEDILHLFPCISSVDIRGCSQFRELTKKFQNVKWIKSRLSRDTKNFEETHSKMRSLRQITEKNFLVPKAFKGSSSHLDVSSEPGDSLDQDGSVNRRESVGPSFRQSFYGRKKLRDATKSSSLLSRDAQIRWLLRKKSENGYKRTEEFLALSLRDIMKENTFDFFVPKVAEIENRMKNGYYVGHGLNSVKEDISRMCRDAIKARNRGDAGDMNHIIMLFIRLATSLDENSKSLHEREEIMKTLKDNAPVGFCSAASKYGKKLNKMVNERKLMRNGACYVNGDIGYGECASDREIRRRLSKLNKSDLDSGSETSDDPDQSSEDSSGDGNGSSSDTESDLGFQSEGGIGDLTVDRYLGADEALDSMTDDREWGARMKKASLVPPVTRKYEVIDRYVIVADEDEVQRKMRVSLPEDYPEKLKAQKNSTEESDMEIPEVKDYKPRKRLGNEVLEQEVYGIDPYTHNLILDSMPDDVDWMLLDKHMFVEDVLLRVLNKQVRSFTGTGNTPMKYPLQRVVEEILKTTAQEGGDKRIMRVCQCILKSMENRPEDNYVAYRKGLGVVCNKDEGFSDDDFVVEFLGEVYPAWKWFEKQDGIRSLQKNNKDPAPEFYNIYLERPKGDCDGYDLVVVDAMHKANYASRICHSCRPNCEAKVTAVDGRYQIGIYTVRPISYGEEITFDYNSVTESKEEYEASVCLCGSQVCRGSYLNLTGEEAFQKILKECHGILDRHQLMLEACELNFVSEDDYIDLRRAGLGICLLDGLPDWLIAYSARLVRFINFERTKLPEEIFRHNLEEKRKFFLDICRDTERSDAEVQAEGVYNQRLQNLAVTLDKVRYVMRSVFGDPKKAPPPLEKLNPEEVVALLWKGEGSLVEELLKCMAPHVEKDLLNDLKSKIDAHDPSGSDDLRTALKKSLLWLRDEVRILPCTYKCRHDAAADLIHIYAYTKCFFKVQEYKSLTSPPVYISPLDLGPKYTDKLRSGFQEYRKAYGENYCFGQLIYWHIQTNADPDCKLGRSRRGCLLLPDIASFYAKAQKPSVRQRVYGSRTLRFMLTGMEKQPQRPWPKERIWSFKSGARVFGSPMLDAVLDKSPLDKEMVHWLKTRPAVFQAMWDQ, encoded by the exons TCATTCCAGAGAGGTGGAGGAGAGGTGAAGTGGACAAGTCAGACTTGGGGAGAGGACGGAGAGGGGAAATTGAGAAATGGCGGAAAATTGAAGTGGTGAAAGAATATGGTTCATCGAAAGGGAaaaaatgggaagtggagaaagACGACACTGCCAAGGACAGGGGAAGGAAGTACGACCGAGACCGAGACCAAGACCGAACTCCTCCTTCTGTGAAGTTCTCTGATGAGGATACTTCTCAAAGAAGAGAATTTAGTAGGAGTGGGAGTGAACGTAGAAAGAGGTTTTCTAGTTCCAGGTGGGATAATGGTCATGAAAGGGACTCAAAGACCAGTTTGAGGACTGCAGGCGAGGAACTAGGTTCATGTAAGCATGAATACAGTGGTGGCAAGAATCATGGAAGAGAGCACCCATCTGGAACATGGCTGAAACGTCATTGTACAGAATTAGAGGGTAGCAGCCGCAAATACTATGGAGAAGATTATCCAGGCTCTAAAAGCAGAAGGACCTCCGATGATAGTAACCGCGCTGGCTATGAGAAGAACAGTTCGCGAGGCTTGCAGGGGAGCTCTTACAgaaattcttcttcatcaagagtgacatcctccagcaGGTTCTCTTCTAAGTATTATGATTCTCCTTTGTCATCTAAAGGAGTGCATGACAGACACTGTCGAAGTCCAGCCCGCACTGAGCGGTCCCCACATGACCGGGGTCGGCACCACCACTGGGACCGAAGTCCAACCCGCTCTGAGCGGTCCCCACATGATCGGAACCGTCACCATGATCACAGGAAACGTAGTCCTGTTCAAGTAGAGCGGTCCCCACATGACCGATCACGACGCCATGACAGGAGGGACGATTGCAGGGATGATCGCAGGGAGCAGACTCCAGGTTACCAGGAGAGGTCACCGTCTGATCGGGGTAGGGCCCATGATTACCGGGAGTCAAGTCGAAAGAGTGGGGGAAGTAAAAGACAGCACAGTCGGTATGCAAACCAGAGGAATGAAGAGAAGATTGGCCAGAGGAAATCAGCTGAAAGGGATTCTCACAAACATTCATCAACCTCTCAACCTCCAAATGGCAGCACTGTACATTGTAGTAGTAGTGGTTCTGTTGATAAAAATATCAATCATCAGTGTCACAATGAAGAAGAGACTCAAAATGTGAGCATGAAATCCGAAGAACCTCCTCCTCAGGTTAATGAAGCTCCTGAACCTGAAGAGCTGCTCTCCATGGAAGAGGACATGGATATCAGTGACACACCACCTCATGTTCCAGTTATGTCAGATTCAAATATGGGAAAATGGTTTTATATCGATCATTTTGGTGTTGAACAAGGCCCTTCGAAATTATGTGACCTTAAGAGGCTAGTGGAGGAAGGGTTTATGCTCTCAGATTATTTGATTAAGCATTCGGAGAGTGACCGATGGGTAGCTGTTGAAAATGCTGTTTCTCCACTGGTGCCTGTGAACTTTCCATCAGTTGTTTCTGATGCCATTACTCAGTTGGCTAGTCCTCCTGAGGCTTCTGGTAATCTATTGGCAGATGTTGCTGATACTGGGCAGTTGGTTGATCAGGGGGGCGAGGAACTGTCTGCCTCTTCCCTGCAGCCACTGCCCCACCTGCATGAAATTTCAATTCCTTTGGAGCCTTTGGAGGATCTTCACATTGATAAAAGGGTCGGAGCATTGTTAAGTGGTTACACTGTTACCCCGGGGAGGGAACTCGAAACTGTTGGGG ATGCTTTACAGATGACGTTTGAGCATGCGGACTGGGAAAATTGGGGTAGCTCTGAAG GATTCACAAGGTTTCAACCTTCCACAGTGTATTCCATGCAACAAAGAGATGACGATTTTGACAATTCTCTTGATGCCATGTCAAAAGAAGCAACAGATACTATATCAACTGATGCCTTTGCCAGTGCTGACCATATTGACTGGTTTTCCAGCCGATGGTCCTGCAAGGGTGGTGATTGGAAGAGGAATGATGAAGCTTCTTTAGATAGGTCATCCATTAAGAAATTTATCCTTAATGATGGTTATCCACTATGCCAGATGTCAAAGTCCCGCTATGAGGACCCTCGGTGGCACAGGAAAGATGAGTTATACTATCCATCCAGGAGCAGAAGGCTTGACTTACCGCCTTGGGCTTTTTCCTTGCCAGAAGAGAATAATGATTGCAATGGTATCAGTAGATCAGGCCAAATCAAGCCACTTGTAGGAAGGGTAGGGAAAGGAACCATGCTATCAGTTGTCAGGATAAATGCTTGTGTAGTAAAAAACCATGGTTCATTTATTTCTGAGCCTCGCATGAGAATTAGAGGAAGCGAGCGGCATTCATCAAGGTCCCATCAGTTTTTCTCTGGAAATGGTGATGGCAAGAACTGGTCAACAGAAGGCGCTTCTCGATCCAGAAAACACAGTGAACGAGATTTACAGGGTTTGCAGAAAAGTGTAACACCCATTAACACCCCAAAAGATCATGTCTGCACGGTTAATGAATTGCAGTTGCATTTGGGTGATTGGTACTACCTTGATGGTGCTGGCCATGAACGTGGGCCATTCTCATTTTCTAAGCTACAAGCTTTGGTTGACAAAGGTACTATTCCAAAGTACACTAGTGCCTTCAGGAAGGACGATAACGTCTGGGTTCCAGTTGTTACTGCTGCACAGGCTTCTGAAGCTGCACCAGTAATCGATTCTTCTGCTGCTCGGTCCCAGGTTGCTGCACAGAGTGGCGATCACATAGCTTCCAGTTCATTTCACAGTTTACATCCTCAATTCATTGGGTATACATGTGGGAAACTGCATGAGCTGGTCATGAAATTGTATAAGAGCCGAGAATTCGCTGCAGCTATAAATGAGGTCTTGGATCCATGGATCAATGCtaagcaaccaaagaaggaaTTAGACAAACACCCTTTTACTTCAGCTGTCACGAAAAGTTCTTTCTCACAAAACTTCATGATGcacaagttccaaaaatcag AAGATGAAGCATCTTTGCGTGCTGGTAAAAGAGCTCGGATGGTGGTCAATGGAAgtgaagaggatgatgaagtGGAAGAAGATCTCATCAAACTTAAGTATGACTGCTCCTTCGAGGATTTATGTGGTGACACTATTTTTGATGGAGGAAATGATGCAAGTCCTAAAGTTGAAAGTGAGATCTGGGGGCTGCTCAATTGTAGGATACTGGCACGAGTTTTCCATTTTCTGGGAGCTGACTTGAAGTCCCTAGTGTTCTCTGCGGCTACTTGTAAGCGCTGGAATGCTGCAGCCAGGTTTTACAAGGATATCTGCAGACAGATTGAGTTCTCATCTTTAGGCCCCAAGTGCACTGACTCTATGTTCTTGAGCATCATG GATGgttataagaaagaaaagataacaTCGGTCATCCTGGTTGGCTGCATCAATATTAGTGCTGGTGCCCTTGAAGACATTCTCCATTTGTTCCCTTGTATATCCTCTGTAGATATCAGGGGCTGCAGCCAGTTCagggaattgacaaagaaatTTCAAAATGTGAAATGGATAAAGAGCCGTCTTTCTCGTGACACTAAGAATTTCGAAGAGACTCATTCAAAGATGAGGAGCCTCAGACAGATAACTGAGAAAAATTTCCTAGTTCCTAAAGCTTTCAAGGGCTCTAGTAGTCATTTGGATGTTTCCAGTGAGCCTGGAGATTCTCTTGATCAAGATGGCTCTGTAAATAGGAGAGAGTCAGTTGGTCCATCTTTCCGACAAAGCTTTTATGGACGTAAAAAACTACGTGATGCCACAAAGTCATCATCACTCCTATCAAGGGATGCTCAAATAAGGTGGTTGCTTCGCAAGAAATCTGAAAATGGGTACAAGAGAACGGAAGAATTCCTTGCTCTGAGTCTTAGGGACATAATGAAGGAGAACACTTTTGATTTCTTTGTACCTAAG GTTGcagaaattgaaaataggatgaaGAATGGTTATTACGTTGGTCATGGCTTGAACTCTGTCAAGGAGGATATCAGTCGAATGTGTCGTGATGCAATAAA AGCCCGAAATCGAGGTGATGCTGGTGATATGAATCATATCATTATGTTATTCATCCGACTTGCCACAAGTTTGGATGAGAATTCTAAATCCCTTCATGAAAGAGAGGAAATAATGAAGACATTAAAGGATAATGCACCTGTAGGGTTTTGTTCAGCAGCCTCCAAGTATGGAAAGAAACTCAATAAAATGGTGAATGAAAGGAAGCTCATGCGTAATGGTGCATGCTATGTCAATGGGGATATAGGTTATGGAGAATGTGCATCTGACCGGGAAATAAGAAGACGCTTATCCAAGTTGAATAAGAGCGATTTAGATTCCGGAAGTGAGACTTCTGATGACCCTGATCAGTCTTCCGAAGATTCCAGTGGTGATGGCAACGGTTCTTCCTCGGATACAGAAAGTGACCTAGGCTTCCAGTCTGAAGGAGGAATTGGTGATTTAACTGTAGATAGATACTTAGGTGCAGATGAGGCTTTAGATTCTATGACTGATGACCGTGAATGGGGTGCTCGGATGAAAAAAGCAAGCCTTGTTCCTCCCGTTACTAGGAAGTATGAAGTCATTGATCGATATGTTATTGTGGCAGATGAGGATGAAGTGCAACGGAAGATGCGAGTTTCTCTACCTGAGGACTATCCTGAGAAGCTCAAGGCACAAAAGAATAGCACTGAGGAATCAGATATGGAAATCCCTGAAGTAAAAGACTACAAACCCAGAAAACGACTTGGGAATGAGGTCCTAGAACAGGAAGTCTACGGTATAGATCCTTATACTCATAATCTTATCCTAGACTCCATGCCAGACGATGTGGATTGGATGCTTCTAGATAAGCATATGTTTGTTGAAGATGTGCTTCTGCGAGTTCTGAATAAGCAAGTCAGGTCCTTCACTGGTACTGGAAACACCCCCATGAAGTATCCCTTGCAGCGTGTTGTTGAAGAGATCCTAAAGACTACTGCTCAGGAAGGTGGTGACAAACGCATTATGAGAGTGTGTCAATGTATCTTAAAGTCCATGGAAAATCGTCCTGAAGACAATTATGTTGCTTACAGAAAG GGGCTTGGAGTAGTTTGCAATAAAGATGAAGGTTTTAGCGATGatgattttgttgtggagtttcTGGGAGAG GTTTATCCTGCTTGGAAATGGTTTGAGAAGCAAGATGGCATTCGATCCCTgcaaaaaaacaataaagatCCAGCTCCAGAGTTCTATAACATATATCTAGAGAGGCCAAAG GGAGACTGTGATGGGTATGATTTAGTTGTTGTTGATGCCATGCACAAGGCAAATTATGCGAGCCGTATTTGTCACTCGTGTAGACCTAATTGTGAAGCGAA AGTTACTGCAGTAGATGGTCGGTACCAAATTGGAATTTATACTGTACGACCAATTAGTTATGGCGAGGAGATCACATTTGATTATAATTCTGTAACAGAG AGTAAGGAAGAGTATGAAGCTTCTGTTTGTTTGTGCGGCAGCCAAGTCTGCAGGGGAAGCTATTTGAATTTGACTGGTGAAGAGGCTTTTCAAAAG ATTCTGAAAGAGTGCCATGGAATTCTAGACCGCCATCAGTTGATGTTAGAGGCTTGTGAATTGAATTTTGTTTCTGAGGATGATTATATTGACTTGAGAAGAGCTGGTTTAGGCATTTGTTTGCTTGATGGGTTGCCTGATTGGCTTATTGCATATTCAGCTCGCCTG GTGAGGTTTATAAATTTCGAGAGAACGAAACTTCCTGAAGAGATTTTTAGGCATAATttggaagagaagaggaaattcTTTTTAGATATTTGCCGAGATACTGAGAGGAGTGATGCTGAGGTTCAG GCTGAGGGTGTCTACAACCAAAGGCTTCAAAATTTGGCTGTTACTCTTGATAAG GTGAGGTATGTAATGAGGAGTGTATTTGGTGACCCAAAGAAAGCCCCACCACCACTTGAGAAGCTAAATCCTGAGGAAGTAGTTGCTCTCCTCTGGAAAGGTGAGGGATCACTTGTTGAAGAATTACTTAAGTGCATGGCTCCTCATGTAGAAAAGGATTTGCTAAATGACCTCAAGTCCAAGATTGATGCTCATGACCCATCTGGTTCTGATGATCTCCGAACTGCACTTAAAAAATCTTTATTATG GTTGAGGGATGAGGTCCGGATTCTTCCTTGTACATATAAGTGCCGTCATGATGCTGCTGCTGATTTGATCCACATTTATGCTTATACGAAATGTTTTTTTAAAGTCCAG GAGTATAAGTCTTTAACGTCTCCACCTGTTTATATTAGTCCTCTTGACTTGGGCCCCAAGTACACGGATAAATTGAGGTCAGGTTTCCAGGAGTATCGCAAGGCGTATGGTGAGAATTATTGTTTTGGGCAGTTGATTTATTGGCATATTCAGACTAATGCTGATCCAGACTGTAAGCTTGGGAGATCGAGAAGGGGTTGTTTGTTGTTGCCTGATATTGCGTCGTTCTATGCCAAGGCCCAGAAGCCATCGGTGAGACAACGTGTTTATGGGTCGAGAACCCTCAGATTTATGCTTACAGGAATG GAGAAACAGCCTCAGAGACCGTGGCCGAAGGAAAGGATATGGTCATTCAAGAGTGGCGCCCGAGTTTTTGGCAGTCCAATGCTGGATGCTGTTCTTGATAAGTCCCCACTGGACAAGGAGATGGTGCATTGGCTGAAGACAAGACCTGCTGTTTTCCAGGCTATGTGGGACCAATGA